A single region of the Lotus japonicus ecotype B-129 chromosome 4, LjGifu_v1.2 genome encodes:
- the LOC130711745 gene encoding uncharacterized protein LOC130711745 has protein sequence MIMEAAMLPIARTSSIEREPRTLNIDQIQCARDLAIYIMNTKSFEEASRIFTEGLQPVVSGGRSMGSSSCARMNMDSGEDLELELELDQLEPMNMKYAARETPAAAAAFKDIASAPF, from the exons atgataatGGAGGCAGCGATGTTACCTATTGCAAGGACTTCATCTATTGAAAGAGAGCCTAGGACTCTCAACATCGATCAAATTCAATGTGCAAGG GATTTAGCAATATACATAATGAACACCAAGAGCTTTGAAGAAGCTTCAAGAATTTTCACGGAG GGGTTGCAGCCAGTGGTTAGTGGTGGTCGTAGTATGGGATCATCATCATGTGCAAGGATGAACATGGATTCAGGGGAAGATCTAGAACTAGAACTTGAGCTGGATCAACTGGAACCGATGAACATGAAATATGCAGCAAGAGAAACAcctgcagcagcagcagcattcAAGGACATAGCATCTGCACCTTTCTAG